From Xylanivirga thermophila, the proteins below share one genomic window:
- the sigH gene encoding RNA polymerase sporulation sigma factor SigH, with protein sequence MKTNALKQDASRFEYMLDEEVVEDARNGDMDALEYLMDKYKSFVRSKARCYFLVGADREDIVQEGMIGLYKAIRDFRSDKLSSFRAFAELCITRQIITAIKTATRQKHIPLNSYVSLNKPIYDVESDRTLMDIISEATVSDPEELVISQEEFHHIESKIGEILSDLEWQVLTAYLQGKSYQEIADELGRHVKSIDNALQRVKRKLEHYLVEEQKY encoded by the coding sequence GTGAAAACTAATGCATTAAAACAGGATGCCAGCCGTTTTGAGTATATGCTGGATGAAGAAGTTGTCGAGGATGCACGAAATGGCGATATGGATGCTCTGGAATACCTTATGGATAAATATAAAAGTTTTGTCCGCTCTAAAGCCAGATGTTACTTTTTAGTAGGAGCAGACAGGGAGGATATTGTCCAAGAGGGTATGATTGGTCTTTACAAAGCTATTAGAGATTTTAGATCGGACAAGCTTTCTTCATTTAGGGCTTTTGCAGAGTTATGCATTACCAGACAGATTATCACTGCTATAAAGACTGCTACTAGGCAAAAACATATTCCTCTTAATTCATATGTTTCTTTAAATAAACCTATATATGATGTTGAATCAGATAGAACTCTTATGGATATTATATCTGAAGCAACTGTAAGTGATCCTGAGGAACTCGTTATAAGTCAGGAAGAATTCCACCATATAGAGTCTAAAATTGGTGAGATACTTAGTGATCTGGAATGGCAGGTACTTACGGCTTATTTGCAAGGGAAGTCATATCAGGAAATCGCCGATGAATTGGGTAGACATGTTAAATCTATAGATAATGCACTCCAACGAGTGAAGAGAAAGTTAGAACATTATCTAGTAGAGGAACAAAAATATTAA